In one window of Bemisia tabaci chromosome 4, PGI_BMITA_v3 DNA:
- the IntS10 gene encoding integrator complex subunit 10 yields the protein MVMQPESSRALSEEEYVVQCAKNCLEVDPHASKAWMITAKTLFPQNFGVQFEAYRIEKSAGNVKEAAKCFTTIYINFPKEARLWNEVAQITSVLSNESQESAFLSQMFKNIPYDIQLKILQNAADRSEDPMEHCRLSLLLLNKFPETAQESVPKLVETLISAEKHIYSNPVNIYRKFLVCDLMPFLSIESIEMSTKLLITLLNKSIKFYVAYLIQKTKIIQDLPESENNVQNSWDSMNKIFKVIGTKLHWEISNIFNPPVNLDRALFQLKQFMVSVADWMMCAEEMTYAVTILFLQTLHGYVSALEAGSYKKSELVLVETFINEGVDIKANVMPPAKKMRQNSEDEILPVVTVVENNTDAIEHFQRAHKCWSLLHRNPLLKQEFKKLNEGLALEPLLGSIIQDLALYEGEYDEYLKHIIGTEASLKRSLELASVYHGKKMYMLSVESLYEVVAAAASLPSSSQSSHPPINASVTTRRHLQYIPLVKLPLIQYCCKLLIATLKQGVFKTLFSNYDLALGHLLVLCQLDWPQEEALVTRVLKEIAQRKAFAYPVFTKYLVNPTILEEFIFLSTEQGGNISLDILVPSANQLLNQRRMSTRGVDKNVREDFKLMMRRQIARCNDPLDSLITDFLLSERASIVEICYRIQVQMSS from the exons ATGGTGATGCAACCAGAGAGCTCACGGGCTCTATCAGAAGAAGAGTACGTTGTTCAGTGTGCAAAAAACTGCTTAGAGGTCGATCCTCACGCATCAAAAGCTTGGATGATAACAGCCAAGACATTGTTCCCGCAGAACTTTGGTGTTCAG TTCGAAGCTTACCGCATCGAGAAAAGTGCTGGAAATGTAAAGGAAGCAGCCAAATGTTTCACAACAAT ttacatcaattttccaAAGGAGGCTCGTTTGTGGAATGAAGTAGCTCAGATCACTTCTGTCCTTAGCAATGAATCTCAAGAATCTGCATTTCTGAGTCAGATGTTCAAGAACATCCCATATG ATATTCAGCTGAAAATCTTACAAAATGCAGCAGATCGCTCTGAAGATCCTATGGAACACTGTCGTCTCTCTCTTCTACTGTTGAATAAATTTCCAGAAACTGCACAAGAAAGTGTT ccaaaGCTGGTGGAAACACTCATCTCAGCTGAAAAACATATTTATTCAAACCCCGTCAATATATATAGAAAATTTCTAG TTTGTGACTTGATGCCGTTTCTCTCaattgaatcaattgaaatgtCAACTAAGCTTCTTATCACCCTTTTGAATAAGTCCATCAAATTTTATGTAGCTTATTTgatacaaaaaaccaaaatcatacAG GATCTGCCAGAAAGTGAAAACAACGTACAAAATTCATGGGACTCAATGAACAAGATTTTCAAAGTTATTGGAACCAAACTTCACTGGGAAATCAGCAACATTTTCAATCCACCTGT AAATCTAGACCGAGCCCTATTTCAACTGAAGCAATTCATGGTGTCAGTTGCTGACTGGATGATGTGTGCAGAAGAAATGACGTATGCTGTTACCATTCTATTCCTTCAAACTTTGCATGGTTATGTTTCCGCTTTGGAAGCAG GTTCTTATAAAAAATCAGAACTAGTTTTGGTTGAAACTTTTATTAATGAAGGAGTTGACATCAAAGCAAATGTTATGCCTCCGGCCAAGAAAATGAGGCAGAACAGTGAAGATGAGATTCTGCCTGTTGTAACTGTTGTTGAAAATAATACTGATGCCATTGAACATTTCCAAAGAGCACACAAATGTTGGTCCTTGCTTCATCGTAATCCGCTCTTAAAGCAAG AATTTAAGAAACTGAATGAAGGTCTTGCTCTAGAACCACTCTTAGGAAGTATTATTCAGGATTTGGCACTGTATGAAGGAGAGTACGATGAGTATCTGAAACACATCATTGGCACTGAAGCAAGTTTGAAACGATCACTAGAATTAGCAAGTGTCTATCATGGGAAAAAAATGTACATG ttatcaGTGGAGTCCCTTTATGAAGTTGTAGCTGCAGCTGCCAGCTTGCCATCCTCCTCGCAATCTAGTCATCCTCCAATCAATGCCTCTGTGACAACTCGCAGACACCTGCAGTACATACCATTAGTGAAACTTCCTCTTATTCAGTACTGCTGCAAATTGCTCATAGCTACACTTAAA CAAGGTGTTTTCAAGACGCTATTTTCTAACTATGATCTGGCGTTGGGGCATTTGCTTGTTCTGTGTCAACTTGACTGGCCACAGGAAGAGGCTCTCGTGACAAGGGTACTGAAAGAAATAGCGCAACGCAAAGCCTTTGCTTACCCAGTTTTTACAAAATACCTGGTGAATCCAACCATTTTAGAGGAGTTCATCTTTCTTTCAACTGAACAGGGAGGCAACATTTCACTGGATATTCTAGTCCCATCTGCAAATCAACTCTTAAA CCAAAGGAGGATGTCGACTCGAGGTGTTGACAAAAATGTAAGGGAAGACTTCAAATTGATGATGAGGCGCCAGATTGCACGGTGCAATGACCCACTTGACTCTCTCATCACGGACTTTTTATTATCAGAACGAGCATCCATTGTAGAAATCTGCTATCGCATTCAGGTCCAGATGTCTAGCTGA
- the LOC109038102 gene encoding uncharacterized protein — MFVFPIYLIFMMTYIRAQKPDQRNLFNNGGWIPRTDLASNINSKNLKQTSNNTDKAFVPLDKHEINENIDSFTDFGKDQKDDKVVIQSRSLYSRVNIDGGGVSSSKDTLMRRNSFETQSTNIPLIETFREKFQEQEIIARKTDTNESEKSKIKFLIGAKKGHDSSTEKHQMAEKDATVVRYNDEKTEKTKQSLSSAQKSRDAGSNNSTKASALNRISHQLNLTTNSTNIVAKNSTEKMTKIYIKPQQPVLSGEKFSPPSLKTNKPLKNDTSMVSRFRKQVLNWQSRGPPRFSSVGASHRIPPTHGYSTLALQAPEPFSQKRTDFFSQSPLKLAQPYPAHSFKPGTPEYLPDRDFGLFDRQDQAGQFYPQGYLAQPLPNNSSYYNTPVVNYYYPSVSYQPTRAPQVELTTQAYPPLGVPSQTYQVPGYQYGPPDQSYGPPELPELQPIQEAKPYRPQGYFRIILNDDRCVMSRQVGAEALIDVSLLFRSQKSQLKNCALMFSSTLNIALSSTVQSDDNITTVDLVRQLNLRLFTVLPAGHISEIKSPWYMDDTSPGLTFADTGTIIITFQPSTPLNFRLLIFSYRDTIPRVPGIVTSVLVANATAPFSETTLVEIPESTTQKQDGLLPTTEKQDELFPTTEKQDELLPTPEKQDELLPTTEKQNTTSSTTEKPDAMVSSTPEQEFLEMLQSRKS; from the exons ATGTTTGTATTCCCTATCTACCTCATTTTTATGATGACATATATAAGAGCTCAAAAACCAGATCAAAGAAATTTATTCAATAATGGAGGCTGGATACCAAGAACAGATCTTGCGAGTAATATTAACTCAAAAAATCTTAAGCAGACATCCAATAATACGGACAAAGCATTTGTTCCATTGGATAAAcatgaaattaatgaaaatattgattccTTTACAGATTTTGGTAAGGATCAAAAGGACGATAAAGTTGTCATCCAATCAAGATCTCTCTACAGCAGGGTAAACATTGATGGAGGAGGAGTTTCCAGTTCCAAAGATACACTGATGAGGAGAAACTCATTTGAGACCCAAAGCACAAACATACCTTTGATTGAaactttcagggaaaaatttcaagagcaaGAAATAATAGCTAGAAAAACTGATACCAATGAAtccgaaaaaagtaaaattaaatttttgattggTGCCAAAAAGGGACATGATTCATCCACAGAAAAGCATCAGATGGCTGAAAAGGATGCAACTGTAGTCCGatataatgatgaaaaaactgaaaagacGAAACAGAGCTTATCTTCAGCACAAAAGTCAAGAGATGCAGGATCAAATAATTCTACAAAAGCATCTGCATTAAATAGGATCTCACATCAATTAAACTTGACAACCAACTCCACTAATATTGTGGCCAAAAACTCGACggaaaaaatgacgaaaatttatATCAAGCCACAGCAACCTGTTTTGTCTGGCGAAAAATTCTCTCCGCCTTCATTAAAGACAAATAAGCCACTTAAAAATGATACATCAATGGTGTCTAGATTTCGAAAACAAGTGCTAAACTGGCAGAGTCGAGGTCCTCCACGATTTAGCAGTGTTGGTGCCTCACATAGAATTCCACCGACCCACGGCTACTCAACTCTTGCTCTTCAAGCACCAGAGCCATTCTCACAAAAAaggaccgattttttttcacagaGCCCATTAAAATTAGCTCAGCCATACCCTGCACACAGTTTTAAACCCGGAACACCTGAATATTTGCCTGATCGAGACTTTGGTCTTTTCGATCGGCAAGACCAAGCAGGTCAGTTTTATCCTCAAGGATACCTTGCTCAGCCACTACCAAACAACAGTTCATATTATAACACGCCAGTTGTGAATTACTATTATCCATCAGTTAGTTATCAGCCAACTAGAGCGCCACAAGTTGAGCTAACAACACAAGCGTATCCACCACTGGGTGTACCATCACAAACCTACCAG GTTCCAGGCTACCAATATGGTCCACCTGACCAGAGCTACGGCCCCCCAGAGCTCCCAGAACTCCAGCCAATTCAAGAGGCAAAGCCATATCGACCGCAAGGATACTTTAGGATCATTCTAAATGATGATAGGTGTGTGATGAGTCGCCAGGTTGGAGCCGAGGCACTCATCGATGTTTCACTGTTGTTTAGGAGTCAAAAAAGCCAGCTGAAAAATTGTGCCCTAATGTTCTCATCAACACTTAATATTGCTTTATCAAGTACGGTCCAGTCAGATGACAACATTACAACAGTTGATTTGGTGCGTCAGCTAAATCTACGACTGTTTACCGTCCTACCCGCTGGCCACATCTCAGAAATTAAGTCCCC aTGGTACATGGATGACACATCACCTGGCCTGACATTTGCAGACACGGGGACTATAATCATCACGTTTCAGCCTAGCACACCTCTTAATTTTCGACTTCTCATATTTTCCTACAGAGACACAATTCCTCGCGTTCCAGGAATTGTTACTTCCGTTCTTGTTGCCAATGCAACTGCGCCCTTCAGTGAGACCACTCTCGTAGAAATCCCAGAGTCTACTACTCAGAAACAGGATGGACTATTACCTACCACTGAGAAACAGGATGAATTATTTCCTACCACTGAGAAACAGGATGAATTATTACCTACCCCTGAGAAACAGGATGAATTATTACCTACCACTGAGAAACAAAACACTACATCATCCACCACTGAAAAACCAGACGCAATGGTATCTTCCACACCAGAACAGGAGTTTCTTGAAATGTTACAGTCAAGAAAGAGTTAA